The Sphingobacterium bambusae genome includes a window with the following:
- a CDS encoding VOC family protein → MTYLSLEPFIPSGKDLEKSKQLFQELGFEIAWDAGDTVGFRHGNCNFILQHYDNQSFAENLMIAVRVDDADSFWERLDASNLAKKFGIPPIGSPITQPYGKEVNVIDIAGVCWHFIEEIE, encoded by the coding sequence ATGACCTATTTATCACTCGAGCCGTTCATTCCATCAGGAAAGGACCTAGAAAAATCAAAACAGCTATTTCAGGAACTCGGTTTCGAGATAGCATGGGATGCGGGCGATACCGTGGGTTTTCGTCATGGCAACTGCAACTTTATTTTACAGCATTACGATAACCAATCTTTTGCAGAGAACCTCATGATTGCTGTCAGAGTAGATGATGCGGACAGTTTTTGGGAAAGGTTAGATGCCAGCAACCTAGCGAAAAAATTCGGCATTCCACCCATTGGAAGCCCGATCACACAACCCTATGGAAAAGAAGTCAATGTGATCGATATCGCGGGGGTCTGTTGGCACTTTATTGAAGAAATAGAATGA
- a CDS encoding TonB-dependent receptor plug domain-containing protein, with the protein MKLLKRGLLFRLLVLCCAMGMQGAYAQQPVDTAAIPLREVLIFGNRLQMPFAEQSRNIQVLDRKQIEALPARSVNELLSYLPGVDLRQRGPFGAQADVSIDGGSFEQTLVLLNGVKMLDAQTGHNMLNLPIPLDAIERIEVIRGPAARLYGINALTGAINIVTRKPVNSELLAHAYTGTGFKRDTANNDALFHSRGIQLGGTWAGALGKHSLYGSHESGNGYRYNTASRNNKLFYQGEIPTGEQNGFSLMGGFVESDFGANGFYAAPGDKESQEVVQTLLGSIGYQANLSERFRIAPRVSYRYAYDDYRYFRHDLSRARSQHYTHALNSEVNAVLKTDLGDLGMGIEMRNEQIRSSNIGDHDRDNYGMYAEFKTDRINRLMLNLGAYVNYNSDYGWQVFPGIDIGFALTEHWRLTAHSGTGQRIPSFTDLYLDQRPGNIGNPSVRPEEAWHIEGGVKYNDDRWFGQAHYFYRDINNFIDWVRPAAGTPYQPFNFEGNKVHGATALINYQLSNPGAFVSWFAGLSYTHLWPSIATQEGTTSKYAVESLRQQVIGNVRAGIGKFSASAALRFNERISYKSYFLADARVAYSFKPLELYLDAQNLFDITYIEAAAIPMPGRWMSLGARFNMPMGK; encoded by the coding sequence ATGAAATTATTGAAAAGGGGTTTGTTGTTTCGTTTGCTTGTACTATGCTGTGCTATGGGCATGCAGGGGGCTTATGCGCAACAGCCAGTGGATACTGCCGCAATTCCATTGCGTGAAGTGCTGATTTTTGGAAATCGTCTACAGATGCCGTTTGCTGAGCAGAGTAGGAACATACAGGTCCTCGATAGAAAGCAGATCGAAGCTTTGCCGGCGCGATCGGTGAACGAACTGCTGAGCTACTTGCCAGGGGTTGATCTTAGGCAGCGTGGTCCTTTCGGCGCACAAGCCGATGTGAGTATTGATGGGGGTAGTTTTGAGCAAACCTTGGTGCTGCTGAACGGTGTCAAGATGTTGGATGCACAAACCGGACATAATATGTTAAATCTGCCCATTCCGCTAGATGCCATTGAACGTATAGAGGTGATTCGTGGTCCGGCAGCTCGGCTGTATGGTATCAATGCATTAACTGGTGCTATTAACATTGTGACACGCAAGCCGGTCAATTCTGAACTGTTGGCACATGCCTATACGGGCACAGGATTCAAACGAGATACCGCGAATAACGACGCGCTATTCCACAGCCGAGGTATACAGCTTGGCGGAACTTGGGCCGGTGCCTTGGGAAAGCATTCCCTCTATGGCAGCCACGAGTCTGGAAATGGCTACCGCTATAATACAGCCTCGCGCAATAACAAATTGTTTTACCAAGGTGAGATTCCCACGGGCGAGCAAAATGGCTTTTCGCTGATGGGAGGATTTGTAGAAAGTGATTTTGGCGCGAATGGATTTTACGCGGCGCCGGGTGATAAAGAATCGCAGGAGGTGGTGCAGACGTTGCTGGGCTCCATCGGCTACCAAGCTAATCTTTCGGAGCGTTTCCGCATCGCGCCCCGCGTAAGCTATCGCTATGCCTATGATGACTACCGTTACTTTAGACATGACTTGAGTAGGGCGCGTAGTCAACACTATACGCATGCGCTAAATAGCGAAGTAAATGCTGTGTTGAAAACGGATTTGGGTGATTTGGGCATGGGGATCGAAATGCGTAATGAGCAAATTAGAAGCAGTAATATCGGCGATCACGATCGCGATAATTACGGTATGTATGCCGAGTTTAAAACAGATCGGATTAATCGCTTGATGCTAAACCTAGGCGCCTATGTAAATTACAATAGTGATTACGGTTGGCAGGTATTTCCGGGCATCGATATTGGCTTCGCTTTGACGGAACACTGGAGACTGACGGCGCACAGTGGAACGGGGCAGCGGATACCATCCTTTACAGACCTGTATCTAGACCAACGTCCCGGAAATATTGGAAATCCTAGCGTTCGTCCTGAAGAAGCTTGGCATATCGAAGGAGGTGTTAAATATAATGACGATCGGTGGTTTGGCCAAGCACATTATTTTTACAGAGACATCAATAATTTTATTGATTGGGTAAGACCTGCTGCTGGAACGCCTTACCAACCCTTCAATTTTGAAGGTAATAAAGTGCATGGTGCAACAGCACTTATCAATTACCAGCTATCCAATCCAGGGGCATTCGTTTCTTGGTTTGCTGGCTTATCCTATACCCACCTTTGGCCTTCTATTGCCACGCAGGAAGGAACTACCTCCAAATATGCTGTGGAAAGCCTGCGCCAGCAAGTTATCGGAAATGTCCGTGCAGGTATCGGCAAGTTCTCCGCATCGGCGGCACTGCGCTTCAACGAACGTATTAGCTACAAGAGTTATTTCTTAGCCGATGCCCGCGTAGCGTATAGCTTTAAGCCTTTGGAGCTGTACCTAGACGCGCAAAATCTGTTTGATATCACCTACATCGAGGCCGCAGCTATTCCTATGCCCGGTCGTTGGATGAGTTTAGGTGCTCGATTTAATATGCCGATGGGTAAATAA
- a CDS encoding TonB-dependent receptor: protein MTPQKNNGLVHPLLLLIFAMPLAVPAQTAPDTLKNIIIPSAQAIGRRVVEARYTELDRQALDRIQGQTLGETLGHVAGVQNAYFGPSAGAPMIRSLSGNRVRLLANGMSVHDLSGISPNLNAQVDMDALTGIDLYKGAATVLYGGKAIGGAVNLRDNTIPASRLHEKWTGRVTLEGGTNSGSRQALQISSNLAKRWTWQLSGMNQQHGNLRIPGNTKAPIAYDPRIDHLTAAMAQVNVDRETIRNLSLYPYLSQFVLDNLNDPAWGLSEADLYTFERYSFIGGQEVANPANDKFIAGQDPNTPLSTSIVHGITDYAPVKKGIMPNSHADSRAIAWGASYFAPRFRLGIGYRAMEGFFGVPGFAQATKPKHSHDVVQAAAAYEAINTRTLSHAAMMESAYSPQKKWLDELKVQYSLQYADDRELVGIYRVNKFSSYRQAARTEMKQHIGKHWSALTGADFSFLRMQGEGVQRYLPNNLSRELGIFTTQRVELQPLALELGYRHDWVGRRALFDGEYKPSRGLAGGNLTAKDFHLHQASANIRYNIFDRAFVRASVAHAERAPEVNELYAGNDHFAILVEENGDDRLGKEQARTYELAAGLQFGGFRLSANYYHTDFQNYLYLAHTGISRAGGFLVKEWRASDTQIKGWELELAAEHSWESGLNLTLTSFADLVRNINVADDSMRQWAEGDYMPNLPSSRYGLSMGLKKGRISTHFIFERYLRQRYLGKNINPEPPMPAYSLLQGQLGYRINLAGYSLDCYLAGNNLLNSEARPQNSFLKYLAPLPARNVSLGIKAAI from the coding sequence ATGACTCCCCAAAAAAACAACGGCCTCGTGCATCCGCTACTTCTTTTGATATTCGCAATGCCACTTGCTGTTCCTGCGCAAACGGCGCCCGATACCCTCAAAAATATTATTATTCCATCAGCGCAGGCCATAGGTAGACGCGTCGTCGAGGCAAGGTATACAGAACTGGATAGACAAGCCTTGGATCGGATACAGGGGCAAACGTTGGGCGAAACATTAGGACATGTGGCCGGTGTGCAAAATGCCTATTTCGGGCCGAGTGCAGGGGCTCCCATGATCCGGAGCTTAAGTGGCAACCGTGTGCGCCTACTCGCTAACGGAATGTCGGTACACGACCTATCGGGCATTAGCCCTAATTTGAATGCGCAGGTGGATATGGATGCGTTGACGGGCATCGACCTGTATAAAGGCGCTGCCACGGTATTGTATGGAGGGAAGGCTATCGGTGGTGCGGTAAATCTGCGCGACAATACGATTCCGGCAAGCCGGCTACATGAAAAATGGACGGGACGGGTAACCTTGGAAGGGGGAACTAACAGCGGTAGCAGACAGGCTTTGCAAATCAGCAGTAATCTAGCGAAGCGCTGGACCTGGCAGTTGAGCGGCATGAATCAGCAACATGGCAACTTACGTATCCCCGGCAATACAAAGGCGCCTATTGCTTATGATCCCCGTATAGATCACCTGACTGCTGCCATGGCGCAGGTGAACGTCGATCGGGAAACAATCCGAAACCTGAGCCTTTATCCATACCTTAGCCAATTTGTGCTGGACAACCTGAACGATCCGGCTTGGGGACTTTCCGAAGCAGATCTCTACACCTTTGAGCGCTATTCGTTTATTGGTGGTCAGGAAGTGGCAAATCCTGCGAACGATAAATTTATTGCAGGCCAAGACCCCAATACACCGCTGTCTACCAGTATCGTGCATGGCATCACCGATTATGCTCCCGTAAAAAAGGGCATCATGCCCAACAGCCATGCCGATAGCCGTGCCATTGCTTGGGGCGCTAGCTATTTTGCGCCGCGCTTTCGTTTAGGCATTGGCTATCGTGCGATGGAAGGCTTTTTTGGTGTACCCGGTTTCGCGCAAGCGACCAAGCCCAAGCATAGCCATGATGTTGTGCAAGCAGCGGCGGCGTATGAAGCGATCAATACACGTACCCTCTCGCATGCAGCGATGATGGAGTCGGCGTATAGCCCACAAAAAAAGTGGCTCGATGAACTGAAAGTGCAATACTCCCTGCAATATGCCGACGATAGAGAGCTGGTGGGCATTTATCGGGTAAACAAATTTTCCAGTTATCGGCAAGCGGCTAGAACGGAAATGAAACAGCATATCGGTAAGCACTGGTCGGCATTGACTGGAGCGGACTTTTCTTTCTTGCGTATGCAGGGTGAAGGCGTGCAGCGTTACCTTCCAAATAACCTAAGCCGAGAGCTAGGGATCTTTACCACGCAACGCGTGGAGCTGCAGCCCTTGGCTCTAGAGCTCGGCTATAGACACGATTGGGTGGGGCGACGCGCGCTTTTTGATGGCGAATATAAACCCAGTAGGGGACTTGCGGGCGGCAACCTCACGGCAAAAGACTTTCATCTCCATCAAGCATCGGCCAATATTCGATACAACATTTTCGATAGGGCATTTGTACGGGCTTCAGTGGCGCATGCCGAACGTGCACCCGAGGTCAATGAGCTCTACGCGGGGAATGATCATTTTGCCATCTTGGTGGAAGAAAATGGGGACGACAGGCTAGGGAAGGAGCAGGCGCGTACTTACGAGCTTGCCGCGGGACTTCAGTTCGGTGGATTTCGTCTTTCTGCAAACTACTACCATACTGATTTCCAAAACTACCTCTATTTGGCGCATACCGGTATATCTCGTGCGGGCGGCTTTCTAGTAAAGGAATGGCGCGCCTCGGACACACAAATAAAAGGCTGGGAATTGGAGTTGGCGGCAGAACATAGCTGGGAAAGCGGTCTTAACCTAACACTAACCTCCTTTGCTGATCTCGTGAGAAACATCAATGTTGCGGACGATAGCATGCGTCAATGGGCGGAAGGCGATTATATGCCCAATCTGCCCAGTAGCAGGTATGGCCTATCTATGGGCTTGAAAAAAGGACGGATTTCTACCCATTTCATTTTCGAGCGGTACCTACGACAGCGCTACTTGGGCAAAAATATCAACCCAGAGCCGCCCATGCCCGCCTATAGCCTGTTGCAAGGGCAACTGGGCTACCGGATCAACCTAGCGGGCTATAGTTTGGATTGCTACCTAGCAGGCAACAACCTGCTGAATAGCGAGGCGCGGCCACAAAATTCCTTTTTGAAATACCTGGCGCCGCTTCCGGCGCGTAATGTCAGCTTGGGTATCAAGGCTGCTATTTAA